A region from the Deltaproteobacteria bacterium genome encodes:
- the xth gene encoding exodeoxyribonuclease III, whose product MRIVSWNVNGIRSCYKKGFSDWLGATDAQIVGLQEVRALPEQLTEAQREPEGWSTHFSAAERKGYSGVGFYSRRDFEKVRTSIGEDIFDCEGRVQIAECGSLVLANVYFPNGSGKNRDNSRIPYKLDFYRQLFDVLEVERLKGRPVVVMGDFNTAHREIDLARPKQNHKTSGFCPIEREELDRWVEAGWVDSFRHINGDAEGHYTWWSNRKGVRERNVGWRIDYALVSEAAMPFLKDAQIHSDTLGSDHCPISLELDEAVCSVS is encoded by the coding sequence CTTGGAATGTAAATGGCATAAGGTCATGTTACAAAAAGGGTTTTTCTGATTGGCTTGGAGCCACGGACGCTCAAATTGTTGGGCTCCAGGAAGTTCGAGCTTTACCTGAGCAGCTGACCGAGGCTCAACGAGAGCCTGAGGGCTGGTCGACTCATTTCAGTGCAGCCGAACGAAAAGGTTACAGTGGGGTAGGTTTTTATTCTCGGCGTGACTTTGAAAAAGTGCGCACAAGTATCGGAGAAGACATTTTTGATTGTGAAGGCAGAGTCCAAATAGCCGAATGTGGCTCCTTGGTGCTGGCCAACGTCTATTTCCCCAACGGTTCAGGAAAAAATCGCGACAACAGCCGAATCCCTTACAAACTCGATTTTTATCGGCAGCTCTTTGATGTGTTGGAGGTTGAGCGGCTTAAAGGACGCCCCGTGGTTGTCATGGGTGATTTCAACACAGCACACCGCGAAATTGACCTGGCGCGCCCAAAACAAAACCACAAGACCAGTGGTTTCTGTCCTATTGAACGCGAAGAACTCGACCGCTGGGTTGAGGCAGGCTGGGTGGATAGTTTTCGGCATATCAATGGCGATGCCGAAGGCCATTATACTTGGTGGAGCAATCGAAAAGGCGTTCGAGAACGTAATGTTGGGTGGCGTATTGATTATGCTCTGGTCTCTGAAGCGGCCATGCCGTTTCTAAAAGATGCGCAGATTCATTCGGATACATTGGGGTCAGATCACTGCCCGATCAGTTTGGAGCTTGATGAGGCGGTTTGCTCGGTTTCTTAA